The Rhodopseudomonas palustris genome window below encodes:
- a CDS encoding bifunctional [glutamine synthetase] adenylyltransferase/[glutamine synthetase]-adenylyl-L-tyrosine phosphorylase, with translation MSSSAIDADISPAALAARFAAGPQLHAPDEAAKRFADWLADVPADQADAIRGVADRCPNIRVALHSIAEASPYLFDLIRADPARLLRLLRSEPETGFKALLDATAAAVATASDEAEVMAVLRKMKAEAALSIALCDIGGLWPVLQVTQALTDLAVQSVQMTLRFLLRQEAARGRILPPNSDAPEEGSGLIVLAMGKMGAGELNYSSDIDLIVFYELDAPTLAPDIEPQPFFVRVTQGLSRILQQRRHDGYVFRVDLRLRPDPASTPVALSTASALNYYEREGRTWERAAMIKARACAGDQFAGDALLSEIAPFVWRKHLDFAALSDVHDMKRQMQTFRGQTEVAVEGHNVKVGRGGIREIEFFAQTQQLIAGGRHPELRVRPTLAALDILANRDWITFQARDELSAAYQFLRRVEHRIQMIADEQTHTLPDSIEAVERFSRFFGYASREAFARDLLAHLDCVQGHYSKLFEGDPTGTAKLPIDYAGGPDDTVLLDHLRTLGYKKPLMVATTLQQWMAGGYRILKVEATQRAFHDFVPALIEELARAEEPDNAVNAFDRLLQALHRGGRLISLLSQNRDLLTLVALVLGAAPRLGDMLARQPQIMDGLIDPRFFGAMPDRIELSARLAATLADAGSYEEFLDRLRLFGQESLFLIGTRILSGTVSTQQASVAFADVAEGIVGTVHDLVSKQFVSQYGRIREQETAILAMGKLGSREMTAASDLDLILIYDFDHEQPDSDGERSLQGAQYFARFTQRLISAFTTRTNYGVLYDVDMRLRPSGRAGPLASRLDSFAEYQEVEAWTWEHLALTRARVISASPEFRARIEQVIRAVLTRPRDAAIIANDVAEMRAAIAQEKGEGDVWDLKYAAGGMVDIDFIAQYLQLVHAAAMPEILAVNTLAAIDNAARLGVLAQPDADVLRPAARLYHDLTQILRLCVSDKFKPEAAGEDLLRVLVRAGDAPDFSSLQARVKETQAEVRAIFNRLIGGKSE, from the coding sequence ATGAGTTCCTCCGCGATTGACGCGGACATTTCGCCCGCCGCACTGGCTGCGCGTTTCGCAGCCGGGCCGCAATTGCATGCGCCCGACGAGGCCGCCAAACGCTTCGCGGACTGGCTCGCCGACGTTCCGGCCGATCAGGCCGACGCGATCCGCGGCGTCGCCGATCGCTGTCCGAACATTCGTGTTGCGCTGCATTCGATCGCCGAGGCGTCGCCCTATCTGTTCGACCTGATCCGCGCCGATCCCGCCCGTCTGCTGCGGCTGCTGCGGTCCGAGCCGGAGACCGGCTTCAAGGCGCTGCTCGACGCTACCGCGGCTGCGGTCGCCACCGCCTCCGACGAGGCCGAGGTGATGGCGGTGCTGCGCAAGATGAAGGCGGAGGCGGCGCTGTCGATCGCGCTGTGCGACATCGGCGGGCTGTGGCCGGTGCTGCAGGTGACGCAGGCGCTGACCGACCTCGCGGTGCAATCGGTGCAGATGACGCTGCGCTTCCTGCTCCGGCAGGAGGCGGCGCGCGGCCGCATCCTGCCGCCGAACAGCGACGCGCCGGAAGAGGGCAGCGGCCTGATCGTGCTGGCGATGGGCAAGATGGGCGCCGGCGAGCTGAACTACTCCAGCGACATCGACCTGATCGTGTTCTACGAGCTCGACGCGCCGACGCTCGCGCCCGACATCGAGCCGCAGCCGTTCTTCGTGCGGGTGACGCAGGGGCTGAGCCGTATCCTGCAGCAGCGCCGCCACGACGGCTACGTGTTCCGCGTCGATCTGCGGCTGCGCCCGGATCCGGCGTCGACGCCGGTGGCGCTGTCGACCGCATCGGCGCTCAATTACTACGAGCGCGAGGGCCGCACCTGGGAGCGCGCCGCGATGATCAAGGCGCGCGCCTGCGCCGGCGATCAGTTTGCGGGCGATGCGCTGCTGTCCGAGATCGCGCCGTTCGTCTGGCGCAAGCATCTCGACTTCGCAGCCTTGTCCGACGTCCACGACATGAAGCGGCAGATGCAGACCTTCCGCGGCCAGACCGAGGTCGCGGTCGAGGGCCACAACGTCAAGGTCGGGCGCGGCGGCATCCGCGAAATCGAATTCTTCGCGCAGACCCAGCAACTGATCGCGGGCGGACGGCATCCCGAATTGCGGGTGCGGCCGACGCTCGCCGCGCTCGACATTCTGGCGAATCGCGACTGGATCACGTTTCAGGCGCGCGATGAATTGTCCGCCGCCTATCAGTTCCTGCGCCGCGTCGAGCATCGCATCCAGATGATCGCGGACGAGCAGACCCACACGCTGCCGGACAGCATCGAGGCGGTGGAGCGGTTCTCGCGGTTCTTCGGCTATGCCAGCCGCGAGGCGTTCGCGCGCGATCTGCTGGCGCATCTCGATTGCGTGCAGGGCCACTACAGCAAGCTGTTCGAGGGCGATCCGACCGGCACCGCCAAGCTGCCGATCGACTACGCCGGCGGCCCCGACGACACTGTGCTGCTCGATCATCTGCGCACGCTCGGCTACAAGAAGCCGCTGATGGTGGCGACCACGCTGCAGCAATGGATGGCCGGTGGCTACCGCATCCTCAAGGTCGAGGCGACCCAGCGCGCGTTCCACGATTTCGTGCCGGCGCTGATCGAGGAACTGGCGCGCGCCGAGGAACCCGACAACGCGGTGAACGCATTCGACCGGCTGCTGCAGGCGCTGCATCGCGGCGGCCGGCTGATCTCGCTGCTCAGCCAGAACCGCGATCTGCTGACGCTGGTCGCGCTGGTGCTCGGCGCCGCGCCGCGGCTCGGCGACATGCTGGCGCGGCAGCCGCAGATCATGGACGGGCTGATCGACCCACGCTTCTTCGGCGCGATGCCCGACCGCATCGAACTGTCGGCGCGGCTCGCGGCGACGCTGGCGGATGCCGGCTCCTACGAGGAGTTTCTCGACCGGCTGCGGCTGTTCGGGCAGGAGAGCCTGTTCCTGATCGGCACCCGGATTCTGTCCGGCACGGTGTCGACGCAGCAGGCCAGCGTCGCCTTCGCCGACGTCGCCGAGGGCATCGTCGGCACGGTGCACGATCTGGTCAGCAAGCAGTTCGTGTCGCAATACGGCAGGATCCGGGAGCAGGAGACCGCGATCCTGGCGATGGGCAAGCTCGGCAGCCGCGAGATGACGGCGGCGTCCGATCTCGACCTGATCCTGATCTATGATTTCGATCACGAGCAGCCGGACTCCGACGGCGAACGTTCGCTGCAGGGCGCGCAGTACTTCGCGCGCTTCACCCAGCGGCTGATCTCGGCCTTCACCACGCGCACCAATTACGGCGTGTTGTACGATGTCGATATGCGGCTGCGGCCGTCGGGCCGCGCCGGCCCGCTGGCGTCGCGGCTGGATTCGTTCGCGGAGTATCAGGAGGTCGAGGCCTGGACCTGGGAGCATCTGGCGCTGACGCGCGCGCGGGTGATCTCGGCGTCACCGGAGTTCCGCGCGCGGATCGAACAGGTGATCCGCGCGGTGCTGACACGGCCGCGCGACGCCGCGATCATCGCCAACGACGTCGCCGAAATGCGCGCCGCGATCGCACAGGAGAAGGGCGAGGGCGACGTCTGGGATCTCAAATACGCCGCCGGCGGCATGGTCGATATCGACTTCATCGCGCAATATCTGCAATTGGTGCATGCCGCCGCGATGCCGGAGATTCTCGCCGTCAATACGCTGGCGGCGATCGACAACGCGGCCAGGCTCGGCGTGCTGGCGCAGCCCGACGCCGATGTGCTGCGCCCCGCGGCGCGGCTGTATCACGACCTCACGCAGATCCTGCGGTTGTGCGTCAGTGACAAGTTCAAGCCCGAGGCCGCCGGCGAAGATCTGCTGCGCGTGCTGGTGCGCGCTGGCGACGCGCCGGATTTCTCCTCGCTGCAAGCGCGGGTGAAGGAAACCCAGGCCGAGGTGCGGGCGATCTTCAACCGGCTGATCGGCGGGAAGAGCGAGTAG
- a CDS encoding helix-turn-helix domain-containing protein, translating into MASLPRLFYVTSSLDEATALATWSAVISPLFEPRPCRPSRKTPTGSAYGIIIGDLIIAKVAFNAQDFVRDEQRIAATPDHLLLHLYVTGGFNGVVTRQQTDIGPGKVALIDLAHPIATRAFASSTVCLIVPRRLLGGLPLDTLKPRLDPFRNDLLAAYMRSLQERSAQLTETDVAATVTDTVDFLRRLLVPVPDDSPAPQRGTDETVLTLTEALIRDNLASPDLSPDWLADRLDVSRASLYRLFADRGGIMRHVQERRLLAVQAALSDPVETRRLSRLASDLGFKSEAHFSRSFRIRFGVTASAYRKAQLDASAAIQLTSPAVVQQWWTAVARSPPVRDLAPG; encoded by the coding sequence ATGGCGTCCCTTCCCCGACTGTTCTACGTCACTTCCAGCCTGGACGAGGCGACAGCCCTGGCCACCTGGAGCGCAGTGATTTCGCCGCTGTTCGAGCCGCGCCCATGCCGCCCAAGCAGGAAGACGCCGACCGGATCGGCCTATGGTATCATCATCGGCGATCTGATCATCGCCAAGGTCGCCTTCAACGCACAGGACTTCGTCCGGGACGAGCAACGCATCGCCGCGACGCCGGACCACCTGTTGCTGCATCTCTATGTAACCGGCGGTTTCAATGGCGTCGTCACGCGGCAGCAGACCGACATCGGCCCCGGCAAGGTCGCCCTGATCGATCTGGCTCACCCGATCGCGACGCGCGCCTTCGCGTCCAGCACGGTGTGCCTCATCGTTCCGCGCAGGCTGCTCGGCGGCCTTCCGCTCGACACGCTGAAGCCGCGGCTCGATCCGTTCCGAAACGATCTGCTCGCGGCGTATATGCGATCGCTGCAGGAACGCAGCGCCCAATTGACCGAGACCGACGTGGCCGCCACGGTCACCGACACCGTCGACTTTCTGCGACGGCTGCTTGTCCCGGTTCCCGACGATTCACCGGCGCCGCAAAGAGGAACCGACGAGACGGTTCTGACGCTCACCGAGGCGCTGATCCGCGACAATCTCGCCTCGCCCGATTTGTCCCCCGACTGGCTGGCCGACAGGCTCGACGTATCTCGGGCTTCTCTGTATCGGCTGTTCGCAGATCGCGGCGGCATCATGCGCCACGTCCAGGAACGCCGGCTGCTCGCCGTCCAGGCGGCGCTGAGCGATCCCGTCGAAACCCGCCGCCTGTCGCGCCTGGCGTCCGATCTGGGGTTCAAGAGCGAAGCGCATTTCAGCCGGAGCTTCCGCATCCGCTTCGGCGTCACCGCCAGCGCCTACCGCAAGGCGCAACTCGACGCCTCCGCCGCGATCCAGCTCACCAGCCCGGCCGTGGTGCAGCAATGGTGGACGGCGGTGGCGCGAAGCCCGCCGGTTCGCGACCTCGCCCCCGGCTGA